One Paramisgurnus dabryanus chromosome 8, PD_genome_1.1, whole genome shotgun sequence DNA window includes the following coding sequences:
- the LOC141282445 gene encoding uncharacterized protein has product MNREDVDCCESSVYVTDDGSLDSVWMSRDQSRTPQPLLDSKLSEEKSRHTQDSDLSLTLLCYTESKPTDTQDTTVCDSKQSLQEDQTSTESLDSVCNAGEQQQILQTTLKMCSVKLIDCTNFMMKIKTEPTEIKTEPTEIKTEPTEEEDRTDEDDDLISSGVKSDACLDIEITSSTSKERLTAQTLSCITCGKTFSSRRLLERHERKHTEQKLFTRSEISFTTLQEKKLHSEDHREQKKQQFHCEQCGKICVSSSDLNVHMRTHSGEKPFNCTECGKYFRTKYNLKVHQRVHTGEKPYECPHCEKRFSCKNNLKTHMLLHTNERPYQCSECDKTFRDSRSLKSHQNTHFKEKLYQCSHCDKCYDHKSHLIIHERVHTGEKPYVCAHCGKRFANSSNLRVHERVHTGEKPHHCSVCGKSFNQGSSLLKHKRIHTGEKPFKCSQCDMTFTCSSSLKNHERVHTGEKPYHCSVCGKSFSQLSPLIRHQRIHTGEKPYKCSQCDKTFAQSEYLKSHQRLHTGEKTKRNSM; this is encoded by the exons ATGAATCgagag GATGTCGATTGTTGTGAATCTTCAGTGTATGTGACTGATGATGGAAGTCTGGATTCAGTGTGGATGAGCAGAGATCAGAGCCGCACACCACAACCACTGCTGGACTCTAAACTCTCTGAAGAGAAATCCAGACACACACAGGACTCCGATCTCAGTCTGACTTTACTCTGTTATACTGAGTCAAAGCCCACAGACACTcaggacactacagtgtgtgacagtaaacagagcttacaggaggatcaaacctccacagagtctctggattctgtctgtaatgctggagaacagcagcagatcctgcagaccacactgaagatgtgttcagtcaaacTCATCGACTGCACGAACTTCATGATGAAGattaaaactgaacccacagaaatcaaaactgaacccacagaaatcaaaactgaacccacagaagagGAAGATCGCACTGATGAAGATGATGACCTTATTTCATCAG GTGTGAAGAGTGATGCATGTCTGGATATAGAAATAACGTCCTCAACATCAAAAGAGcgactgacagcacaaactctttcctgcatcaccTGTGGAAAGACATTCAGCTCACGGAGACTTTTAGAGagacatgagagaaaacacacagaacagaaactcttcaccagatctgagatcagctttactaccttacaagagaagaaacttcattcagaagacCACAGAGAGCAGAAGAAGCAGCAGTTTCACTGTGAGCAGTGTGGGAAGATTTGTGTCTCTTCCTCTGATCTAAATGTtcacatgaggacacacagtggtgaaaagcctttcaactgcactgaatgtggaaAATACTTCAGAACCAAATACAATCTTAAagttcatcagagagttcacacaggagaaaaaccttacGAGTGCCCTCACTGTGAGAAGAGATTTAGCTGTAAAAATAATCTGAAGACACATATGCTTTTACACACCAATGAGAGACCGTATCAGTGCAGTGAATGTGACAAAACCTTTAGGGATTCACGTTCATTAAAATCACACCAGAATACTCACTTTAAAGAGAAACTCTATCAgtgttcacactgtgataaaTGTTACGATCATAAAAGTCATCTAATAATCcatgagagagttcacactggagagaaaccttacgtctgcgcTCATTGTGGAAAGAGATTCGCTAATTCATCTAATTTAAGAGTTCAtgagagagttcatactggagagaaacctcatcactgtagtgtctgtgggaagagttttaatcAAGGGTCTTCATTACTAAAGCAcaagagaattcatacaggtgaaaaacctttcaaatgctctcagtgtgacatgaCGTTTACTTGTTCAAGTAGCTTAAAAAACCACgaaagagttcatactggagagaaaccttatcactgtagtgtctgtggaaagagttttagtCAACTGTCACCCTTAATAAGGCaccagagaattcatacaggtgaaaaaccttacaaatgctctcagtgtgacaagacgtttgctcagTCAGAGTACTTAAAATCTCATCAGAGacttcatactggagagaaaacaaaaaggaacagtatgtaa